The following nucleotide sequence is from Verrucomicrobiia bacterium.
ACTCGGTGGCACGGACTGCTTCGCGAATGCGGTCGGGGCGGATGGAGCCGATGATGGGGACGATGCCCGCCGGATGCCGCAACAGCCAGGCCAGGGCAATCACGATGCGGCTGACGCCGTGGGCGCGGGCCAGGTCGTCCACCACGGCCAGGATGGGGGCGGGCTGGTAGGCCTGCTGCGCGGGCAGGAGGCGATGCGCGCCATCGCCGAGCAATCCGCCGGCCAGCGGACTCCAGGCCAGGGGGGTGATGCGCTCCGCCTGGCATTGGTCAAGGGTGCCATCTTCCAACGGGGCGAGGCGGGCGAGGCTGATTTCCACCTGATTCACGACGAGGGGGAAGGGGCATACTTTTTGGAGAGCGGCCAGTTGGGCGGGGCTGAAGTTGCTCACGCCAAAGGCGCGCACTTTGCCTTGTTGTTTCAACTGGGCGAAGGCGGCGGTGACCTCTTCGAAGTCGGCCAGGTAATCGGGGCGGTGCAGTTGGTAGAGATCGAGGGTTTCCACGCCCAGGCGGCGCAAGGATTGTTCGCAAGACCAGACGATGTGCTGGCGGGAAAAGTCGTAACGGTAGGGGGCTGCCGGCTCGGGATCGCCGGCTTTGCGGATGCCGCATTTGGAGGCGATGATCACGCGGTCGCGCATGCCGCTGACTTCTTTCAACACCTGGCCAAAAATGCTCTCGGCCTCGCCATCGCAGTAAATATCGGCGTGATCAAAGAGGGTGTAACCGGCCTCGTAGGCGGCCAGGACGGCCTGGCGTCCGGCGGCGCGGCTATCGGGAGTGACCTCGGAAGGATTCCAAGTGCCGGCCAGACGCCAGCAGCCATAGGCCAGGCGGCTGCCGAGCAACGGTGAAGTACCCAATTGGATGTTTTGCATGGGCGATGTTTACCGCAGAGGTGGAGCCGGCGCAATTTGGAAATCGGGGCGGCTTGCCGTGGCGGTGCCGGCATGATAATTAACTGGGGCATCCCTATGGCATCAACACCGGAGAGCGGGCGGGCATTTGAAGCGGCAAGGCAAGGATGGACCCGGCGGCACTTTTTACGCTGCACGGCCGGGGTTGCGGGCGTGGCCGCGGTGGTGCCGTGGCAGGCCATGGCGGGGCCTTTCACGCGGCCGGATTTTGAGAAACTGGTGCCCGCTGATAAAAAATTATCACCTGAATGGGTGCGGTCGCTTTTCGAGCGGGGGACGCGCACGGTGTATCGGGGGGCGGAGCTGGAGAAGATCGGGATGCCGATTGGCGGGTTGTGCGCCGGGCAGGTCTATCTGGGAGGGGACGGGCGCCTGTGGCATTGGGATATTTTCAATCAGGCCATTGGCACCGGCGCGGAGCATTACGCGCGGCCTCTGCGTCCGCAATCGCCGCTGGAGCAGGGCTTTGCCTTGCTGGTGACGAGTGGGGGGCAGACGCAGGTGCGGCGGCTGGACAACGGCGGCTGGCGGGAGATTGAGTTTACGGGCGAATACCCCATCGGCCAGGTGACCTACCGCGATGCCGAGGCGCCGGTGATGGTGCAACTGGAGGCGTTCAGCCCGTTTATTCCATTGAACGTGGAGGAATCTTCCCTTCCGGCGACGGTGATGCGCTTTACGGTGGTTAATCGCACGCGCCAGCGGGTGGAGGCCGAGCTGGCGGGTTGGCTGGAAAATGCCGTGGGATTGTATAGCGCGCCACGTCATCGGCTGCAGCGGCGCAACCGCATCGTGCGCCGGCCGGGATTGCTGGCGCTGGTCTGCAG
It contains:
- a CDS encoding aldo/keto reductase → MQNIQLGTSPLLGSRLAYGCWRLAGTWNPSEVTPDSRAAGRQAVLAAYEAGYTLFDHADIYCDGEAESIFGQVLKEVSGMRDRVIIASKCGIRKAGDPEPAAPYRYDFSRQHIVWSCEQSLRRLGVETLDLYQLHRPDYLADFEEVTAAFAQLKQQGKVRAFGVSNFSPAQLAALQKVCPFPLVVNQVEISLARLAPLEDGTLDQCQAERITPLAWSPLAGGLLGDGAHRLLPAQQAYQPAPILAVVDDLARAHGVSRIVIALAWLLRHPAGIVPIIGSIRPDRIREAVRATELHLSREEWYRLFTAARRERLP